Proteins from a genomic interval of Diceros bicornis minor isolate mBicDic1 chromosome 34, mDicBic1.mat.cur, whole genome shotgun sequence:
- the C34H19orf84 gene encoding uncharacterized protein C19orf84 homolog has product MEQQKEGAGPEGNNLPLPSPGPELWPPAPFPALSPSLLGTPDPAHLGLPESLSSVTVPIRLDALSYLLHSALLGAYSLQQSLPSCPCSQQACCTRPCTTKRPCQGRGGWEVWRRPSRGQGQQRWGPGRAEQPERSWVGDSGAGPKTPPMMPPSPPTPPAQDGKREARGPETPLDTPPAAEDWEAEY; this is encoded by the exons ATGGAACAGCAAAAGGAAGGGGCTGGGCCCGAGGG GAACAACCTACCCCTGCCGTCACCTGGGCCTGAGTTGTGGCCCCCTGCACCTTTCCCAGCCCTGTCACCTTCTCTCCTGGGCACGCCAGACCCAGCCCACCTGGGGCTCCCCGAGAGCCTGTCGTCTGTCACCGTCCCCATCCGCCTGGATGCCCTCTCCTACCTCCTGCACAGCGCCCTGCTGGGGGCCTACAGCCTTCAGCAGTCCTTGCCCTCCTGCCCCTGCTcccagcaggcatgctgcacccGGCCCTGCACCACCAAGAGGCCATGCCAGGGACGCGGAGGGTGGGAAGTCTGGCGCAGGCCAAGCCGGGGCCAGGGCCAGCAGCGATGGGGACCTGGGAGGGCTGAGCAGCCAGAGAGGAGCTGGGTGGGggactctggggctggccccaagacccCACCGATGATGCCGCCCTCACCACCAACACCGCCTGCCCAGGATGGGAAGAGAGAAGCCCGAGGTCCGGAGACACCCCTGGACACACCACCTGCTGCTGAGGACTGGGAGGCAGAGTACTAG